DNA from Candidatus Hydrogenedentota bacterium:
AATCATCCAAATAGGTGGACATGAGTCGGTTGATCCGATCCAAAGTACTGTCAACGACATCTTGGATCTCCTCGCTCGTCACCTCATCGGGCAATTGGGAGATGTTAACGGTATAAAAGGTACCCAAGGCATTGCCATGGAGCACCGTCGCCCGTGAAGGGGCAGTACACCCCTGTGTACATCCCTGAGAAAGGGAGAGACTGAAGCCCATAAGGAATAGCGGCACGACGCGCACCGCGCGCGTGTATCGGTGTAAAAAAGACAAGAGACTCAAAGACAACACCCTTATATCGGTTGTGGGATACCTACAGTACCGGGCAGATGGCTGTCAGCATTGGATAACTTGGAGTAGGATCATCCGAAGTCGTCAAAGCGAATCATATCTTCTTCGACGCCCAGATCAGATAACATCTGTCTGCAGGCGGAAAGCATCATCGGCGGTCCGCACAGATAATATTCTACCCCTTCCGGTTCCGGGTGTTTGCTCAAATATTCATCATAAAGAACTTGATGAATAAAGCCGGTTAATCCCGACCAATTATCTTCTGCTTGGGGTTCAGACAAGGCGGTGTACCACGTGAAATTAGGAAATTCGCTGCTGATACTGTTGAAGTCGTCGGTATAGAACATTTCACGGAGACTGCGCGCGCCGTACCAGAACGTGACTTTGCGGTTGGTTCTGAGCCGCTTGAATTGATCGAAGATATGGGAGCGCATGGGGGCCATACCCGCGCCTCCGCCGATGAAGCACATTTCACGCTCCGTTTCTTGGGCAAAGAATTCGCCGTAGGGACCCGATATGGTCACTTTGTCGCCCGGCTTCAGATTGAAGATATAAGAAGACATAATTCCCGGCGGGATGCCGTTTGTGCCTGGAGGCGGCGGTGTAATGCGCACGTTCAGCAAGATAACGCCCTCTTCTTCAGGGTAATTCGCCATGGAATACGCACGGGTTACTTCTTCATCTACCACAGAATTATATTGCCAGAGATCGAAACGATCCCACGCATCTCGGTATTTGTCTTCGATGATAAAATCACGGTAATTGACGGTATGGGGCGGACAATCTATTTGTATATACCCGCCGGCGCGGAAGGGTACAGATTCTCCTTCGGGCAGTTCCAGCACAAGTTCTTTGATGAAGGTTGCCACATTATGGTTGGAACGCACGGTGCATTGCCATTTGCGGACATCAAAGACTTCCGGCGGAATTTCAATCTTCAAATCATTTTTAACTTTGATCTGACAAGAGAGCCGCACATGATCCCGTGCTTCCCGTTTATTGATATGCGCTTCTTCTGTGGGAAGGAATGCGCCGCCCCCTTCAAAAACTTTCACGGTACACACGCCGCACGTACCTTTGCCGCCGCAGGCAGAAGGCACGAAGATTTTGTTCGCGGCCAAGGTGCTCAACAAGGTGTTGCCCATCGGGGTGATCAGTGCTTTCGCTTCATCGTCATTTATCAAAATTTTGACTTCACCCGATGGCACTAATTTCCATTTTGCCACCAATAAAACACCGACCAGCGACAATACGACGGCGCAGAACATGACCACGCCCATTACAACAGTAACCAGACCGCCCATGAAGGAAGTCTCCTTTATTGGTTATAACTGGATGCCAGAAAAAGACATGAAGCCAAGGGCCATCAATCCCGTCAACATGAACGCAATGCCCAGCCCGCGCAATGCGGGGGGAACTTTGCTGTATTTCATGCGTTCGCGAATGCTGGCTATACACGTGATCGCCAGTGCCCAGCCAAAGCCGGCACCAAAGCCGTAGACGACGCTCTCACCGAAATTGTAGCTGCGCTCCACCATGAACAGCGCCGCCCCCAAGATAGCGCAGTTTACCGCGATCAAGGGCAGGAAAATGCCCAAAGCCGCGTACAGCCAAGGCACATAACGGTCTAGGGTCATCTCAAGGATTTGGACGATGGCAGCGATCACACCAATGAAGCTGAGGAAATACAAAAAAGAAATATCTACCTTTGCAAGGGAAGGATGGATCCATGCCATTGCACCCGGTGCCATCAACCAGCGATAGACCAGATTGCAGATCGGTGTTGTGATGGTCATCACTACCACCACAGCGATGCCCAAGCCCATGGCATTGTTTACTTTTTTTGAACACGCCAAAAAAGAGCACATTCCAAGGAAAAAGGCAAGCGCCATATTTTCAATAAAGACCGCTTTCGCGAAAAGACTTAAATAATGCTCCATGTTAATTCTCCTCCACCTGTTCGGGTTTCCACAAACGAACAAGCCAGACAATGGCGCCAATCAGGAAGAAGGCGCTGGGCGCGAGCAGCATCAAGCCGTTGGGCTCATACCAGCCGCCGTCTGCAGTGCGTTGAAGCAGCGTAAATCCAAAGAGAGAACCGGAACCGAAGAGTTCGCGAATGGCTCCCACAATGACAAGGATAATACTGTAGCCCAACGCGTTACCGGCGCCATCTAAGAAACTGAGCCAAGATCCGTTTTGCATGGCATAGGCTTCTGCACGGCCCATAACAATGCAGTTTGTAATGATCAAGCCCACAAAGACGGACAGCTGTTTGCTAATATCGTATAAAAAGGCTTTCAATATTTGGTCGGTAAGAATGACAAAGGAAGCGATAATAGACAATTGGACAATGATCCGAATACTGGATGGGATACTGTTGCGTATGGCGGCGACGGCAGCGGAACTGCCGCCCGTAACAAAAATAACGGCGATGCCCATGACCACGGCGGTAGACAATTTGGAAGTCACCGCCAAGGCGGAACAGACCCCCAATATCTGGACCGTGATGGGATTGTTATTGACAATAGGATCCAGCAATGCCTCGCGCTGCTTTTGATTGAATTTCATAAATTAGGCCTTTCCACTTTCTCTAAAGGCTTTCAGGAATGGCGCATATCCCTGTTCGCCCAGCCAGAAATGCAGCATATTGGTGACGCCGCGACTGGTCAATGAAGAGCCGCTCAAGCCATCAACGCCATAAGGATTGTCTTCCACGGAACCGGCAGCGCCTTTGACCACTTCAATCTTAACCTTCCAGTCTTCATCGTAGGCGAGCCGCCCTTTCCATAGGGCTTTCCATTTCGGATTGACGACTTCACCGCCCAGACCGGGCGTCTCGGCTTGGTCATAGTAGGTCAGACCGCGTATGGTCCGTGTATCGGCATCAAGGGCAAGGAAACCATACATAGTAGACAACAGTCCTTTCCCTACAATAGGAAGGACAAACATGGTCACCTCATCGCCGTCCATGACTTCATAGAACTTGATATGTTCGTTCAATTCAATTAATCCGGCGTTATTGGCCGGGGCAGCAATCTTAGGCGCATTGGCTTCATCAAAGCTTTCTGCATCCACATCATCCAAGATTTCGCCGGAGCTCAAATCGAGAATACGAACGCGTATATTTTTAAATAATTCTTCGATCCGCGCACGTTCCAGCTTTTCGCCCGGCTCTACCAGCCACGCCGCCTGCAGCACACTTTTTTGTTTGTCGAGAACCTTGTTAATCTCTTGCCGTTCGCGAAGTCCCACGTTGGCGGAGGATATCAAGATCGAACATATAAAGCAGAGTACAGCGGCAAAACCGAAAATATATTTCATACTATACTGCACTGCGAGCAACCCTCCTCGTGATGTTTCTGGCGACCACCACATAATCAATGAGCGGAGCCAGCAAATTCATAAACAATATGGCAAGCATAACGCCATCAGGGTAAGCAGGATTCACCACACGTATCAGAGCCGTCATGACCCCAATACCGAAACCGTAAATATATTTTCCTGTGAGCGTATAGGTTGCAGTGACAGGTTCGGTCGCCATGAAGACCATGCCAAAAGCAAAGGCGCCAACAACAAAGTGCCAGTGGAAAGGCAGGTTCATCATTTCATTGGTTTCCGAATGGACCAAGTTCAGTGCGAAGGTCATGGCAAAACCGCCGGCGATCATGGAAACCATAATGCGCCATGAAGCGACGCCCGTAATAATGAGCAACACAGCGCCTAGTAGGCAAGCCAAGGTAGAGGTCTCTCCCATGGAGCCCGGGATCCAACCCAGAAAAGCATCAATCCAGCTGACACTCTTGCCTTGGATGACAAGGCCGCTGATGGCGCTTTCATAAGCCCTGCCCGCGCTGTCCGGCGGAATTTCTGCAACTCGTGCCAGCAGAGTGGCGCCGCTGTAGCCGTCGAATGCCTGACTTTGGTTTACCGCGACCCAGACTTTGTCGCCTGAGTTTTGGGCGGGATAGGCAAAATATAAGAAGGCACGCGTTACCAGCGCCGGGTTGAAAATATTCATGCCCGTACCGCCGAAAATTTCCTTGCCGATCACCACGCCGAAAGCGGTTGCCAAAGCGACCTGCCAAAGCGGAATCGTAGGCGGCAAAATACAGGGGATCAAGAAGCCCGTCACAAAAAAGCCTTCGTTGACCTCATGTTTGCGTATCATGGCACTGAACACTTCGATGCCGCCGCCCGCCGTAAAGGCGACAATCAGAACGGGCAGAAAATATAAGGCGCCATGTATAAAACAGGCAAGGAAAGAATTCGCATCGAATCCGATGCCAAGGGCGCTGATCAACGCGCCGCGCCAGCCCTCAGGGGTCACCCCTGCTGCCAGCGCTGCATTAATCTGGTAGCCAACATTCCAAATACCCATAAAGATGGCGGGTACAAGGGCGATCACCACGGTAAACATGAGCCGTTTTAAGTCTATGGCATCTCTTACATGGGGGGCGGATTTTGTCACCTCACCCGGTGTGAAGCTGAAGGTATCCAAAGCTTCATATAAGGGGTAAAAGAATGACAGTTTGCCGCCCTCTTTAAAGAGAGGCGCCGGCTTATCCATTAACTTTCGGAGGAATTTCATGGGCCGTCTTACCCTTCCTTCTCTATAATTTCAAGATTTCTACGCAACAACAGACCAAAATCTGTTTTACCCGGATCTACAAAACTGCATAGGGCAAGGTCTTCTTCATCCAGTTCCAAACAGCCCAATTTCTCTGCCTGTTCCACATCATCCACACAAAGAGAACGCAGCAGATA
Protein-coding regions in this window:
- a CDS encoding NADH:ubiquinone reductase (Na(+)-transporting) subunit F: MGGLVTVVMGVVMFCAVVLSLVGVLLVAKWKLVPSGEVKILINDDEAKALITPMGNTLLSTLAANKIFVPSACGGKGTCGVCTVKVFEGGGAFLPTEEAHINKREARDHVRLSCQIKVKNDLKIEIPPEVFDVRKWQCTVRSNHNVATFIKELVLELPEGESVPFRAGGYIQIDCPPHTVNYRDFIIEDKYRDAWDRFDLWQYNSVVDEEVTRAYSMANYPEEEGVILLNVRITPPPPGTNGIPPGIMSSYIFNLKPGDKVTISGPYGEFFAQETEREMCFIGGGAGMAPMRSHIFDQFKRLRTNRKVTFWYGARSLREMFYTDDFNSISSEFPNFTWYTALSEPQAEDNWSGLTGFIHQVLYDEYLSKHPEPEGVEYYLCGPPMMLSACRQMLSDLGVEEDMIRFDDFG
- the nqrE gene encoding NADH:ubiquinone reductase (Na(+)-transporting) subunit E, encoding MEHYLSLFAKAVFIENMALAFFLGMCSFLACSKKVNNAMGLGIAVVVVMTITTPICNLVYRWLMAPGAMAWIHPSLAKVDISFLYFLSFIGVIAAIVQILEMTLDRYVPWLYAALGIFLPLIAVNCAILGAALFMVERSYNFGESVVYGFGAGFGWALAITCIASIRERMKYSKVPPALRGLGIAFMLTGLMALGFMSFSGIQL
- a CDS encoding NADH:ubiquinone reductase (Na(+)-transporting) subunit D, with the protein product MKFNQKQREALLDPIVNNNPITVQILGVCSALAVTSKLSTAVVMGIAVIFVTGGSSAAVAAIRNSIPSSIRIIVQLSIIASFVILTDQILKAFLYDISKQLSVFVGLIITNCIVMGRAEAYAMQNGSWLSFLDGAGNALGYSIILVIVGAIRELFGSGSLFGFTLLQRTADGGWYEPNGLMLLAPSAFFLIGAIVWLVRLWKPEQVEEN
- a CDS encoding Na(+)-translocating NADH-quinone reductase subunit C; this translates as MQYSMKYIFGFAAVLCFICSILISSANVGLRERQEINKVLDKQKSVLQAAWLVEPGEKLERARIEELFKNIRVRILDLSSGEILDDVDAESFDEANAPKIAAPANNAGLIELNEHIKFYEVMDGDEVTMFVLPIVGKGLLSTMYGFLALDADTRTIRGLTYYDQAETPGLGGEVVNPKWKALWKGRLAYDEDWKVKIEVVKGAAGSVEDNPYGVDGLSGSSLTSRGVTNMLHFWLGEQGYAPFLKAFRESGKA
- a CDS encoding NADH:ubiquinone reductase (Na(+)-transporting) subunit B, with protein sequence MKFLRKLMDKPAPLFKEGGKLSFFYPLYEALDTFSFTPGEVTKSAPHVRDAIDLKRLMFTVVIALVPAIFMGIWNVGYQINAALAAGVTPEGWRGALISALGIGFDANSFLACFIHGALYFLPVLIVAFTAGGGIEVFSAMIRKHEVNEGFFVTGFLIPCILPPTIPLWQVALATAFGVVIGKEIFGGTGMNIFNPALVTRAFLYFAYPAQNSGDKVWVAVNQSQAFDGYSGATLLARVAEIPPDSAGRAYESAISGLVIQGKSVSWIDAFLGWIPGSMGETSTLACLLGAVLLIITGVASWRIMVSMIAGGFAMTFALNLVHSETNEMMNLPFHWHFVVGAFAFGMVFMATEPVTATYTLTGKYIYGFGIGVMTALIRVVNPAYPDGVMLAILFMNLLAPLIDYVVVARNITRRVARSAV